The genomic segment GTCCCCCACCCCTTGGACCAACAGGTAAAAGCCCAGCTCCCTCAAGTGGGGGATGGCCTTCAGGATGAGGTCTAAGCCCTTTTGTCCATCCAGCCGGCCCACATAAGCGAGGAGGGGCCCCTTAAGCCCCGTGCGCTCCCAAAGAGCCTTTTGCGCCAGGGCCTTCCCCCTTACATCCCCCCGGGAGTAAGGGGCGGGAAGGTGGGGGTCCTTGGCCGGGTCAAAGACCTCGAGGTCCAAGCCATTCAGGATGCCAAAAAGCTTGCCCGCATGCCGCCTCAGTACCCCATCCAGCCCCATGCCAAACTCCGGGGTCTGGATCTCTTCCGCATACGAGGGGCTCACCGTGGTGACGGCCCGGGCGAAGACGATGCCCCCCTTCATCAGGTTCACCTGGCCGTAGAACTCCAGGGCCTCCATGTGGAAAAGACTCCAGGGAAGTCCCGTCCAATGGAAGAAGAGGGCGGGGTCCACCAGGCCCTGGTGGGCCAGGTTGTGGATGGTGTAGACGACGGGCACCCTGGCGGTAAGGGACAGGAGGGCAGCGGTCCAGTCGTGGGCGTGGACCAGGTCAAACCCCAGGGCCACCCGGCCCGCCGCCACGGCAAAGCGGAGGTAGCGCTCCACGTCGTCGGGATAACCGTAGACCCGGTCCCGTTCAAACCCGGGCACGCCCAGAAGGAGAAACCGCACCCCTCCCTCCCACCGTTCCCCCAGGGGAGCCCTTTCCTCCTGTCCGGCGAAGGCATAGGCCACCTCCCCTACCCTCTGTGCCTTCACAAAGCGGTGCCAGGGAAGAAGCACCGTGACCCCTACCCCCAGGGGCCTTAAGGCCTTGGGCAAGGCCCCCACCACGTCGGCGAGCCCCCCCACCTTCACCAGGGGGTAGGCCTCGGGGGCCACCATGAGGACCTTCATGGCTGCACTATACCGCCGCCTCCTCTTCGCCCACCCCTTGCGAACCGGGGATGCCCTCCAGCTAAGTACCCCGTCGTGGCTTGCGCCACGACGGGGGGCCCAAAGAGGCCATGAGCACGCCACTTTGGCTTTGGCCGGTGGGGCAACCTTTGCGTGCGGGTACTTAGCTGCAACCTGGGTGACCAGCCGGGCCCGGCCCCAGGACCTTCCCTCTGTCACCCTGGATGCGCGCTTGGCAGGAGCAGCGCTGAGGGAGGGGTTTCCCGTCCTTCCCGGCCCGGGGGAAGCCTAGGCCGGCCACACCCCTTGGGGAAGCCAAACCGCCCCCTCGAGGTCCCCCAGGTAGAGGTAAGTCCAGGCGGAAAGGGGACCCTCCTCCGTTTCCACTAAAACCCGAACCCGCCGGTACTCCTCCCCCTCCTCCTCCAGCTCGTCCAATAGGGTGAGGGCCTCCTCCGGCACAAAGAGGACCTCCCCGTAGACCCTTCCCTCCCCGGGAACCATGCCAGGATAGGGGTAAGGACGGTCCCGCCCCTCGGCCAGGTGAAAAAGGCGAAAGCCCTCCACGTGCCCGGGCAGGGCCTTCACCACCAGCCCCTCCACCAAGGGGTAGTTCCGTTCCCCCCGCTTCAGGGTTCCATAGACGAACACCCGCTCCATCACTCGCCCACGAAGCGGTACCCCATCCCCACCACGGTTTCGATGAACCGGGGGGCGTGGGGGTCATCCTTGAGCTTTTTGCGGAGAAGGCGGATATAGGCGTCCACCACCCGCTCCGAACCCCCAAACTCGGGCCCCCAAACCCTTTCCAAAAGCTCCTCCCGAGTGTACACCCTCCCCGGGGTCTGGGCCAGAACGAAGAGGAGCTTGGTTTCGGTGGCGGAAAGCTTCAAGGGCTGACCGTCCAGGTAGGCCTTCCTGGCCTCCAGGTCCAGCTCCAGGGTACCGAAATACCGCTTCCCTTCCTTTCCGCTTCGGCGCAGGAGGGCCTTGATGCGGGCCAAAAGCTCCTTCAGGGAAAAGGGCTTGCCCAGATAATCGTCCGCCCCCTCCAATAGCCCCTCCACCCGGCTATCCTCGTCCGCCTTACCGGTGAGGAGCAAAACCGGGAGCAACGGATCCAGGTCTCGCAAGGATTTGAGGACCTCGAGGCCCTCCATATCGGGAAGCCCCCGGTCCAGGACCACCAGGTCCGGCCTGCCGGTATCCCAGACCTGTTGCAAGGCCTCCCTGCCCGTGCGGGCCCAGACCACCCCAAGCCCCTCCTTCTCCAAAAACCGCTTAACCAGCCCCCCCACCTGGGGATCGTCCTCCACCAAGAGAATCCGCGCCATAAATCCTTCCCCGAATACGCTTAACGTCCCAAAATCACCACCACCCCGGGGTATTCCCCCTCGGGCAACCGCAGGAGGTGAGCCACCATTTCATCATAAAAGGTTTCGGCCGGGTAGGCGGCCAGGCCCTGACCAATGGCGGAAAGGAGCACCAAGCCTGCGGCGTAGCCCGCCTCGAGGAGGGCATAACGGTATCCCCTGAGGCCGAAGAGGGCCTCGCTCCTTTCCGGAACCAGGGTGAAGACCAAAAGGGCCGCCGCCTGCTCGAGGCCAAGCCCCAAAAGCGCCTCGGACCAGGAGGCCTCCTCCACCCTGGCGGCGATCTGGAAGAGCTGGTGCTCCTTGGGGAAGTAGTGGTAGACCCCTGGGAAAACCCCTTCCACCCGGCGCACCACCAGGTAGGCCTCCACGGGATAAGCCTCCCCCGCCGAGGGAAAACCCCGCCTCCCCGAGCGCTCCGCCAAGGGATAGAGGATCTGGGAGAGATCCTTCAGGGTCAGGGCCGAGCCCACCTCGGGCAAGAGGGGCCTGAGCTGGGAAAGAACCCGGAACAAAGGCGGCCCTCCCTCCTCCCGGAAGGGAGGCAGGGCCTGGGTTTCTAGGGGATTGGCGTAAACCTTGGACTTGGGCTTCCGCTTTAGGGGAAGCTCCTCCCCCTGGCTCAAGCGGGAAAGGCGATAGAAAAGCTTACCCGGATGCTTCTCCATGGTTAAAAGCGGTACCCCTTGGGCACCACCACCACCCCCTCCGGGGTAACGGTGAAGCCCCGGGCGCGGTCGGCCTCGAGGTCGTAGCCGATCTCGGTGTGGGGGGGGATCTTCACGTCCTTGTCGATAATGGCGTTGCGGATCCTGCAGTAGCGGCCCACCTCCACGTCGTCAAAGAGGACGGAGCGCTCCACCAGGCTGTAGGAGTTCACCCGTACCCGGCGGAAGAGGACGGACTCCCGCACCGTCCCCCCGCTCACGATGACCCCACCGGCCAGGAGGCTGTTGAGGGCACGGCCCACCCTCTCCCCCGTTTCGTGGACGAACTTGGCGGGGGGACTGAAGAGGTTGGCGGTCCTGAGGGGCCACTCGGGGTTGAAGAGGTCGAACTCGGGGACCACCTTCACCAGGTCCATGCTGGCCTCAAAGTAGGCGTCCAGGGTGCCCACGTCCCGCCAGTACAGGTTGGGACCCTCCTGGCCGGGGATGGGGTTGCGGTGGAAGTCGTAGGCATAGACCCGGTAACCCTCCTTCAGGGCCCTGGGGATCACGTCCTTGCCGAAGTCGTGGCTGGAAGCCTCGTCCTTGGCATCCGCCTCCAGGAGCTCAAAGAGGGCCTCGGTGCGGAAGATGTAATTGCCCATGGAGGCCAGGGCCAGGTGGGGCTTGTTGGGAATGGGCTTGGGGTCTTTGGGCTTTTCCTGAAACTCGGTGATGCGCCACTCTGGGTCCACCTGCAAGACGCCGAAGCGGGAGGCTTCCTCCACGGGGACGGGATAGGCGGCGATGGTGATGTCCGCCCGCTTCTCGTAGTGGTACTCCACCATGTGGCGCACGTTCATCTTGAAGATGTGGTCCCCGCCGAAGATGGCCACGGCGGTGGGGGCATGGTTCTGCACCAGGTGCAGGTTCTGGTAGATGGCGTCCGCGGTACCCCGGTACCAAACGGGGCCGAGCTCCTCGTAGCGGTACATCTGGGCGGGCACCAGGAGGATGAAGTGGTCCTCCAGGAAGGCCCCGAAGCGCCAGTAGCGCTGGATGTGCTCGGTGAGGGACTGGGCCTTGAACTGGGTAAGCACGTAGATGGAGTAAATACCTGAGTTCACGAAGTTGTTCAGGACGAAATCAATAATCCGATACTTGGCCCCGAAGGGCACCGCGGGCTTGGCCCGCTTGGCGGTGAGGGGGTAGAGGCGGCTCCCCTGTCCCCCTGCCAGGATCATGCCCAGGACCTCCACCTTAACCATGAAATCCCTCCCTTGTCCGCTAGTTTACCCCAGGCCCCTCAGGGCGTGGGTCCGGGTATAGTGAGGCCCGATGCGGGTTAGCGCTCTTGCCTGGTTCACCCCGCTCACCGAGCCCAAGCCTGCCCCCCCCTTCTTCGGTCAGGAGCGGGCTTTAAAGGCCCTCGAGGCCGCCTTCCGCCAGGGCGGGCACGGCTACTTGGTGGGGCCAAGCGGCCTTGGCAAAAGAAAACGCCTCCTTGCTTACCTGCAGGACCGCCCCTTCCCCAAGGAGGAGCTGGTCTACCTGCCCCTCGGGGAGGAAGCCTTCCCCCTCCTCCTCCCCGAGGGGCAGGGCCGGGCCCTGGTGGAAGGGGTGGAGGCCCTCCTCGCCGAGTTCACCCCCGCCCTCTTCCGGGAGAAAGGTTTCCTCTACGCTAAAAGCCTGGTGGAGGCCCGCTACGAGAAGGAGGCCGAAGCCCTCCTGAAGACCCTGGCCCAAGAGGCGGAGGGCTACGGGTTTGCCCTCTTGGAGGGGGAAGAGGGCCTTAGGCTATCGGGAAAGGGTCCCATGCCCCCGGAGCTTTCCGCCAAGCTGGAGGAAACCGTCTTGGCCTACGTGGACGTGCGGCAACGGGCGGAGGCGGAGGTGGCCGCCTTGAGGCGGGGTTTTGCCGAGCGCTTCCTCCTGCCCAAGGCCCAGGAGCTCAAAAGGCGCTTCCCCCAGGCGGGCCGCTACCTGGACTGGGTCACGGAAACCCTGCTGCGGGCCGCCGCTTTGGAGGAGGCCCTCAAGCTGGAAAGGCTCCTGCCCCGGCTTCTGGTGGAGGGGGGAGAACGGGTGGTCTATGAGCCCAACCCCAGCCCGGAGAGGCTTTTCGGGCACCTGGAGTACGAGATGCAGGAGGGCCTCCTCTCCACCCATCTTGGGCTTTTGCGCCCCGGGGCCCTGCACCGGGCCACGGGAGGGGTCTTGGTCCTCGAGGCCCACCGGGTGTGGGAGCTCGGAAGCTACCCCCTCTTGAAGCGGGCCTTGGCCACGGGAGAGGTGGAACCCCTCTCCCCCCGGCCCGAGGTCAAGGGCCCCCGCCTCAAGCCCGCTCCCCTCAAGGCCCAGGTCTTCCTGGTGGGCCCCCCGGAGGTGATCGCCTTCCTGGAGGAGGACGAGGAATTCCTGGAGCTCTTCCCCTTCCGCGTGGAGTTCAGCCCGGAGATCCCCTACACCAAGGAGAACGTGGCCTACCTTGGGGGATTTCTAGAGGCCGAGGGCGTGGCCCTGACCCCTGAGGGCCTCTCCGCCCTGGCGGACGAGGCCCGGCGCTGGACCGGGCACAAGGAACGCCTGGACGCCAGGCTTTACCGCCTTCTGGACCTGGCCCGGGAGGCCCAAGCCCTCAAGCGCCCCCTGGACCGGGAGGCGGTGGAAAAGGCCCTCCGGGCCCGGGAGGAACGGTTCGGCCTGGAGGAGGAGCTTTACCTGAAGGACCTCGAGGAGGGGGTGGTGGCCCTCGAGGTCCAGGGTATGCGGGTGGGGGAGATCAACGGCCTGGTGGTGGTGGAAGGCCCCCTGCCCAGGGGGCGGCCCGTGCGCATCACCGCCCAAGCGGGCCCCGGGCGGGAGGGCATCCTCTCCATCGACCGGGAGGTGGGCCTGGGGGGCCAGGTCTTCCACAAGGCGGTCCTCACCCTGGCCGGGTACCTGCGGGGCACCTACGCCAGCCTGGGGGCCCTTTCCGCCACGGTGAGCCTGGTCTTTGAGCAGAGCTACGGGGGGATCGAGGGGGACTCGGCGGGGCTTGCCGAGCTTTTGGCGGTGCTCTCCGCCATCTCCGGCCTTCCCCTGAGGCAGGACCTGGCGGTCACCGGAAGCCTGGACCAAACGGGCCGGGTCTTGGCCGTGGGCCGGGTGGCGGAGAAGGTGGAAGGGTTTTACCGGGTCTGCCAGGCCCTGGGCCTTTCCGGAACCCAGGGGGTGGTGCTCCCCAAGGCCAATCTGCCCCACCTCACCCTGCGCAAAGAGGTGGTGGAGGCGGTGGAAAGGGGCCACTTCCACCTCTATGCCGTAGAGGAGGTGGACGAGGCCATCGAGCTCCTCTTCGGCCGCAAGGCCTACTGGGTGCACGAGAAGGTGCGGGAGGTGCTGGCCCACTTCC from the Thermus tengchongensis genome contains:
- a CDS encoding response regulator transcription factor produces the protein MARILLVEDDPQVGGLVKRFLEKEGLGVVWARTGREALQQVWDTGRPDLVVLDRGLPDMEGLEVLKSLRDLDPLLPVLLLTGKADEDSRVEGLLEGADDYLGKPFSLKELLARIKALLRRSGKEGKRYFGTLELDLEARKAYLDGQPLKLSATETKLLFVLAQTPGRVYTREELLERVWGPEFGGSERVVDAYIRLLRKKLKDDPHAPRFIETVVGMGYRFVGE
- a CDS encoding glycogen synthase, producing the protein MKVLMVAPEAYPLVKVGGLADVVGALPKALRPLGVGVTVLLPWHRFVKAQRVGEVAYAFAGQEERAPLGERWEGGVRFLLLGVPGFERDRVYGYPDDVERYLRFAVAAGRVALGFDLVHAHDWTAALLSLTARVPVVYTIHNLAHQGLVDPALFFHWTGLPWSLFHMEALEFYGQVNLMKGGIVFARAVTTVSPSYAEEIQTPEFGMGLDGVLRRHAGKLFGILNGLDLEVFDPAKDPHLPAPYSRGDVRGKALAQKALWERTGLKGPLLAYVGRLDGQKGLDLILKAIPHLRELGFYLLVQGVGDEGIAQALRQAEEENPGFVRFVEAYDEALARLAYAGADALLVPSRFEPCGLVQMIAQRYGTPPVARAVGGLKDTIEDGHTGVLFQSYHPEGLLYGVLRLFHLGAEGLGLRGMEKDFSWAKSAEAYHRVYRLALGWGG
- a CDS encoding AAA family ATPase, whose translation is MRVSALAWFTPLTEPKPAPPFFGQERALKALEAAFRQGGHGYLVGPSGLGKRKRLLAYLQDRPFPKEELVYLPLGEEAFPLLLPEGQGRALVEGVEALLAEFTPALFREKGFLYAKSLVEARYEKEAEALLKTLAQEAEGYGFALLEGEEGLRLSGKGPMPPELSAKLEETVLAYVDVRQRAEAEVAALRRGFAERFLLPKAQELKRRFPQAGRYLDWVTETLLRAAALEEALKLERLLPRLLVEGGERVVYEPNPSPERLFGHLEYEMQEGLLSTHLGLLRPGALHRATGGVLVLEAHRVWELGSYPLLKRALATGEVEPLSPRPEVKGPRLKPAPLKAQVFLVGPPEVIAFLEEDEEFLELFPFRVEFSPEIPYTKENVAYLGGFLEAEGVALTPEGLSALADEARRWTGHKERLDARLYRLLDLAREAQALKRPLDREAVEKALRAREERFGLEEELYLKDLEEGVVALEVQGMRVGEINGLVVVEGPLPRGRPVRITAQAGPGREGILSIDREVGLGGQVFHKAVLTLAGYLRGTYASLGALSATVSLVFEQSYGGIEGDSAGLAELLAVLSAISGLPLRQDLAVTGSLDQTGRVLAVGRVAEKVEGFYRVCQALGLSGTQGVVLPKANLPHLTLRKEVVEAVERGHFHLYAVEEVDEAIELLFGRKAYWVHEKVREVLAHFQSLENGEGEKG
- the glgC gene encoding glucose-1-phosphate adenylyltransferase, which produces MVKVEVLGMILAGGQGSRLYPLTAKRAKPAVPFGAKYRIIDFVLNNFVNSGIYSIYVLTQFKAQSLTEHIQRYWRFGAFLEDHFILLVPAQMYRYEELGPVWYRGTADAIYQNLHLVQNHAPTAVAIFGGDHIFKMNVRHMVEYHYEKRADITIAAYPVPVEEASRFGVLQVDPEWRITEFQEKPKDPKPIPNKPHLALASMGNYIFRTEALFELLEADAKDEASSHDFGKDVIPRALKEGYRVYAYDFHRNPIPGQEGPNLYWRDVGTLDAYFEASMDLVKVVPEFDLFNPEWPLRTANLFSPPAKFVHETGERVGRALNSLLAGGVIVSGGTVRESVLFRRVRVNSYSLVERSVLFDDVEVGRYCRIRNAIIDKDVKIPPHTEIGYDLEADRARGFTVTPEGVVVVPKGYRF
- a CDS encoding gamma-glutamylcyclotransferase family protein — translated: MERVFVYGTLKRGERNYPLVEGLVVKALPGHVEGFRLFHLAEGRDRPYPYPGMVPGEGRVYGEVLFVPEEALTLLDELEEEGEEYRRVRVLVETEEGPLSAWTYLYLGDLEGAVWLPQGVWPA
- a CDS encoding SagB/ThcOx family dehydrogenase encodes the protein MEKHPGKLFYRLSRLSQGEELPLKRKPKSKVYANPLETQALPPFREEGGPPLFRVLSQLRPLLPEVGSALTLKDLSQILYPLAERSGRRGFPSAGEAYPVEAYLVVRRVEGVFPGVYHYFPKEHQLFQIAARVEEASWSEALLGLGLEQAAALLVFTLVPERSEALFGLRGYRYALLEAGYAAGLVLLSAIGQGLAAYPAETFYDEMVAHLLRLPEGEYPGVVVILGR